From a single Rosa rugosa chromosome 7, drRosRugo1.1, whole genome shotgun sequence genomic region:
- the LOC133722620 gene encoding cytoplasmic tRNA 2-thiolation protein 2 isoform X2 — MACSASTCQSNCYRDQPQEEEEDAKHTNTNSISTNTISNNNRNNSHGLCLKCKANPPISADTHADDSRFCADCFRANLFGKFRFAVTSNAMISPTDNVLVAFSGGPSSRVALQFVHEMHSKAQKNFDASRDRSLPVFGVGVAFIDETSVYSVPSNEQDNAIEDIASIVESLAPPTKQLYVVPIESVYSEEPGDGRERLKKLLDAVTDATGREDLLLHLRMLALQKIASQNGYNRLLLGSCISRIACHVITATVKGQGYSLPADIQYVDSRWEIPVLLPLRDCLAQELNMLCRLDGLKTVELIRSPGSGINGLVSSFVSLLQEENPSRECTIVRTAGKLIPFHFNRIQEIDDSNVPLATRRRQKRYNLKPNECFSSESFCFICNGPLSKSDLLSLRNLEQCQTSPDTFGGACCSSCRFQILPQDPSLLDQFFAVLPQQLVARAKHDNLDNYSVLREQIQDCLLSESEDET, encoded by the exons ATGGCGTGCAGTGCCTCAACTTGCCAATCAAATTGCTACAGAGACCaaccacaagaagaagaagaagatgccaAACACACCAATACCAATTCAATTTCTACCAacacaatcagcaacaacaacagaAACAACAGCCATGGCTTGTGCCTCAAGTGCAAGGCCAACCCTCCCATCTCCGCCGATACCCACGCCGACGATTCCCGTTTCTGCGCCGATTGCTTCCGCGCAAACCTCTTCGGCAAGTTCAGGTTCGCCGTCACCTCCAACGCCATGATCTCTCCCACTGATAACGTCCTCGTCGCCTTCTCCGGCGGCCCTTCTTCCAG GGTTGCTTTGCAGTTTGTACATGAGATGCACAGTAAAGCGCAGAAGAATTTTGATGCTAGTAGGGATAGATCGTTACCGGTGTTCGGTGTTGGAGTTGCATTTATTGATGAAACTAGTGTTTACTCTGTTCCATCCAATGAACAAGACAATGCAATTGAAGACATTGCATCTATTGTGGAAAGCCTAGCCCCGCCGACAAAACAATTGTATGTTGTGCCGATTGAGAGTGTCTACTCTGAAGAGCCTGGCGATGGCAGGGAGAGACTGAAGAAGTTACTAGATGCTGTTACTGATGCCACTGGAAGAGAAGATCTTTTACTACATCTGCGGATGTTGGCCTTGCAAAAG ATTGCCTCACAAAATGGATACAACAGACTTCTACTGGGATCATGCATATCGAGGATTGCTTGCCATGTTATTACAGCTACTGTGAAG GGACAAGGATATTCACTACCAGCAGATATACAGTATGTTGATTCAAGGTGGGAAATCCCAGTTTTGCTTCCTCTTCGTGATTGTCTTGCACAAGAGCTGAACATGCTTTGCCGCCTTGATGG TCTAAAAACTGTTGAGTTGATAAGAAGTCCTGGCTCTGGCATTAATGGGTTGGTTTCATCATTTGTGTCACTCTTGCAG GAAGAAAATCCTTCTCGGGAGTGCACAATTGTGAGAACAGCTGGAAAGCTTATCCCGTTTCATTTCAACAGAATTCAAGAGATCGATGACTCTAATGTCCCTTTGGCAACTCGTAGGCGTCAGAAGAGATATAACCTTAAACCTAATGAATGTTTTTCTTCAGAGTCATTCTGCTTTATCTGCAATGGCCCACTCAGCAAATCTGATTTGCTAAGTTTGCGCAATCTTGAACAATGCCAAACAAGTCCCGACACTTTTGGTGGTGCCTGCTGTTCGAGCTGCAGATTTCAGATACTTCCCCAGGACCCTTCATTACTGGATCAATTTTTTGCAGTTTTACCTCAGCAGCTGGTCGCTCGGGCAAAGCATGACAACCTTGACAATTACAGTGTGCTCAG GGAACAAATacaagattgcttgctttcagaAAGCGAAGATGAAACCTGA
- the LOC133722620 gene encoding cytoplasmic tRNA 2-thiolation protein 2 isoform X1 — translation MACSASTCQSNCYRDQPQEEEEDAKHTNTNSISTNTISNNNRNNSHGLCLKCKANPPISADTHADDSRFCADCFRANLFGKFRFAVTSNAMISPTDNVLVAFSGGPSSRVALQFVHEMHSKAQKNFDASRDRSLPVFGVGVAFIDETSVYSVPSNEQDNAIEDIASIVESLAPPTKQLYVVPIESVYSEEPGDGRERLKKLLDAVTDATGREDLLLHLRMLALQKIASQNGYNRLLLGSCISRIACHVITATVKGQGYSLPADIQYVDSRWEIPVLLPLRDCLAQELNMLCRLDGLKTVELIRSPGSGINGLVSSFVSLLQEENPSRECTIVRTAGKLIPFHFNRIQEIDDSNVPLATRRRQKRYNLKPNECFSSESFCFICNGPLSKSDLLSLRNLEQCQTSPDTFGGACCSSCRFQILPQDPSLLDQFFAVLPQQLVARAKHDNLDNYSVLRSEREQIQDCLLSESEDET, via the exons ATGGCGTGCAGTGCCTCAACTTGCCAATCAAATTGCTACAGAGACCaaccacaagaagaagaagaagatgccaAACACACCAATACCAATTCAATTTCTACCAacacaatcagcaacaacaacagaAACAACAGCCATGGCTTGTGCCTCAAGTGCAAGGCCAACCCTCCCATCTCCGCCGATACCCACGCCGACGATTCCCGTTTCTGCGCCGATTGCTTCCGCGCAAACCTCTTCGGCAAGTTCAGGTTCGCCGTCACCTCCAACGCCATGATCTCTCCCACTGATAACGTCCTCGTCGCCTTCTCCGGCGGCCCTTCTTCCAG GGTTGCTTTGCAGTTTGTACATGAGATGCACAGTAAAGCGCAGAAGAATTTTGATGCTAGTAGGGATAGATCGTTACCGGTGTTCGGTGTTGGAGTTGCATTTATTGATGAAACTAGTGTTTACTCTGTTCCATCCAATGAACAAGACAATGCAATTGAAGACATTGCATCTATTGTGGAAAGCCTAGCCCCGCCGACAAAACAATTGTATGTTGTGCCGATTGAGAGTGTCTACTCTGAAGAGCCTGGCGATGGCAGGGAGAGACTGAAGAAGTTACTAGATGCTGTTACTGATGCCACTGGAAGAGAAGATCTTTTACTACATCTGCGGATGTTGGCCTTGCAAAAG ATTGCCTCACAAAATGGATACAACAGACTTCTACTGGGATCATGCATATCGAGGATTGCTTGCCATGTTATTACAGCTACTGTGAAG GGACAAGGATATTCACTACCAGCAGATATACAGTATGTTGATTCAAGGTGGGAAATCCCAGTTTTGCTTCCTCTTCGTGATTGTCTTGCACAAGAGCTGAACATGCTTTGCCGCCTTGATGG TCTAAAAACTGTTGAGTTGATAAGAAGTCCTGGCTCTGGCATTAATGGGTTGGTTTCATCATTTGTGTCACTCTTGCAG GAAGAAAATCCTTCTCGGGAGTGCACAATTGTGAGAACAGCTGGAAAGCTTATCCCGTTTCATTTCAACAGAATTCAAGAGATCGATGACTCTAATGTCCCTTTGGCAACTCGTAGGCGTCAGAAGAGATATAACCTTAAACCTAATGAATGTTTTTCTTCAGAGTCATTCTGCTTTATCTGCAATGGCCCACTCAGCAAATCTGATTTGCTAAGTTTGCGCAATCTTGAACAATGCCAAACAAGTCCCGACACTTTTGGTGGTGCCTGCTGTTCGAGCTGCAGATTTCAGATACTTCCCCAGGACCCTTCATTACTGGATCAATTTTTTGCAGTTTTACCTCAGCAGCTGGTCGCTCGGGCAAAGCATGACAACCTTGACAATTACAGTGTGCTCAGGTCAGAACG GGAACAAATacaagattgcttgctttcagaAAGCGAAGATGAAACCTGA
- the LOC133723582 gene encoding disease resistance protein RGA2-like — protein MLSSFTLVIKTHEAWKVPYISLIRIFKITKIIILVRQTGKTKSTFPLTHLNNMAELVLDLASKLTERLGSLAYNEICLAWGVKTDLQKLERTISTIKNALDDAEEKQVHNKGLQSALQQLKDVFRDAEDVLDEFECEALRRQVVKTYYNTARKVRRFFSRSNPIAFRLRVGHEITEIRERLDELIANKAIFDHLTDHQGDLDHDRNVRSVNVRRENMTHSFIPASEVIGRDSDKEVIVDLLMPKTVDQQSGNSQRIVSIIPIVGIGGLGKTTLAKLVYNDERIVGNFDLRMWVYVSVDFDIHRLMEKILSSALGTEISEKMSVDQLQAKLRESLKDKKYLLVLDDVWNEDRIQWSELRNLLIDGIKLGSKILVTTRNHSVASIMGTVQPYNLAGLSYEHCLSLFRKSAFKEGDEKQHPHLFEIGKEIVKKCGGAPLAVRTLGSQLYSETDERRWKLVRDSKIWELEREGSGHILPALRLSYTQLPSYLKPCLAYCAYLPKKGLNCNSLELIHCWMAHGILQSRDNENLEMEEVGEQYFKELWARSFFENVETVEDEFDLYYKFSMHDLIYDLVQSIGQDEWSVVDSSTKDIVENVRHLSFLEFDNILMVPTILQKLKKVRSITTVKEVTIDESFLDTCFSKFKYLRVLRFVELSLELPSSIGALKHLRYLYLEEGEMTKLPNAICKLQSLQILFFSKCENIEELPRDMGNLISLRLLMMTTKEACFQDNGVGCLKSLRLLAIVNCGNLISLPREMNYLSALRTLILADCEQLDLVTQHYKAIPLRLEKLAIDGLPRITELPEWFRGAANTLQYLWIEDCSNLGSLPGWLTDLTSLKKLVLKRCPKLLSLPEGMDRLTALRDLKIVGCPELQRRCERDTGEDWPKIARIPNIYISNW, from the coding sequence ATGTTGTCTTCGTTTACTTTAGTAATCAAAACGCATGAAGCTTGGAAGGTGCCATATATAAGCCTAATTCGTATCttcaaaatcaccaaaatcatcATACTTGTAAGACAAACAGGAAAAACAAAATCCACCTTTCCTTTAACTCACCTCAACAACATGGCTGAACTTGTTCTTGATTTGGCAAGCAAGCTAACAGAGAGGTTGGGCTCCCTTGCTTACAATGAGATTTGCTTGGCATGGGGAGTCAAAACTGATCTGCAAAAGCTTGAGCGCACCATATCCACCATCAAAAATGCGCTCGATGATGCTGAAGAGAAGCAAGTGCATAACAAGGGGCTACAAAGTGCGCTGCAACAACTTAAAGATGTGTTCCGCGACGCTGAAGATGTGTTGGATGAGTTTGAGTGCGAAGCATTGCGGAGGCAAGTTGTAAAAACATATTACAACACTGCGAGAAAGGTACGTCGTTTCTTTTCGCGCTCTAATCCAATTGCTTTTCGACTGAGAGTAGGTCATGAAATCACTGAGATAAGGGAGAGATTAGATGAGCTTATAGCTAATAAAGCTATATTTGATCATCTCACTGATCATCAAGGTGATCTTGATCATGATAGAAATGTACGGAGCGTGAATGTGAGGAGGGAGAATATGACCCACTCCTTCATTCCTGCTTCAGAGGTTATTGGCAGAGACTCTGACAAAGAAGTGATTGTTGATCTTCTAATGCCAAAAACTGTTGATCAACAAAGTGGGAATTCCCAGAGGATTGTCTCTATTATTCCCATAGTTGGTATAGGAGGGTTGGGTAAGACCACACTTGCCAAGTTGGTCTACAATGATGAAAGGATCGTTGGGAATTTCGATTTGAGGATGTGGGTGTATGTGTCAGTGGACTTTGATATTCATAGGTTGATGGAAAAGATTCTTAGTTCTGCACTAGGTACAGAAATCAGTGAGAAGATGTCTGTGGATCAATTACAAGCAAAGTTACGTGAATCTTTGAAGGATAAGAAATATTTGCTTGTCTTGGATGATGTATGGAATGAGGATCGTATTCAATGGAGTgagttgagaaatttgttgataGACGGGATCAAATTAGGAAGTAAAATCTTAGTGACAACCCGTAATCACTCAGTTGCTTCAATCATGGGCACTGTACAACCATACAATTTAGCTGGCCTCTCTTATGAGCATTGTTTGTCATTGTTTAGAAAATCTGCATTCAAGGAAGGTGATGAGAAACAGCATCCACACCTCTTTGAAATTGGAAAAGAGATTGTGAAGAAGTGTGGAGGGGCTCCCTTGGCGGTGAGAACTTTAGGGAGTCAACTGTACTCAGAGACTGATGAGCGTCGATGGAAATTAGTAAGAGATTCTAAGATATGGGAATTGGAGAGAGAGGGTAGTGGTCATATCTTGCCTGCTTTGAGATTGAGTTATACTCAATTGCCTTCATACTTGAAACCATGCCTTGCTTATTGCGcatatcttccaaagaaaggaCTTAACTGTAATTCTCTGGAATTGATCCATTGTTGGATGGCTCATGGAATCCTTCAATCTCGTGATAATGAGAATCTGGAGATGGAAGAAGTGGGAGAGCAATATTTTAAAGAATTATGGGCGAGATCGTTCTTTGAAAATGTGGAAACTGTCGAGGATGAATTTGATCTCTACTACAAGTTTTCTATGCATGATCTTATCTATGACCTTGTACAGTCAATTGGGCAAGATGAGTGGTCTGTTGTGGATTCTAGCACTAAGGACATCGTTGAAAATGTTAGACACTTGTCATTTTTGGAATTTGACAACATACTAATGGTTCCAACGATATTGCAAAAGTTAAAAAAAGTGCGGAGTATAACTACAGTGAAAGAGGTGACTATCGACGAATCCTTCCTTGATACTTGCttttcaaaatttaaatatttgaGGGTGCTTCGCTTCGTTGAATTATCATTGGAGTTGCCAAGTTCCATTGGTGCGTTAAAGCATTTAAGATATCTGTATTTAGAGGAAGGTGAAATGACAAAACTCCCCAATGCCATTTGCAAGTTGCAGAGCTTGcaaattctatttttttctaagtgtgaaaatATTGAAGAGTTACCAAGAGATATGGGCAACTTGATCAGCCTCAGATTGCTTATGATGACGACGAAAGAAGCATGTTTTCAAGACAATGGAGTGGGATGTTTGAAATCACTTCGGTTGCTCGCGATTGTAAATTGTGGTAATTTAATCTCTTTGCCCCGCGAGATGAATTATCTCTCTGCATTGCGGACTTTGATATTAGCTGATTGTGAGCAACTCGATCTGGTGACCCAACATTATAAAGCAATTCCATTGAGGCTCGAAAAGTTGGCTATTGATGGACTACCACGGATCACGGAGTTGCCTGAATGGTTTCGAGGAGCTGCCAACACCCTACAGTACTTGTGGATTGAAGATTGTTCCAATTTGGGTTCATTACCAGGGTGGCTCACAGATCTAACATCACTTAAAAAGCTTGTCCTCAAGAGATGCCCCAAATTGTTGTCACTTCCAGAAGGGATGGATCGTCTCACTGCCTTGAGAGACTTGAAGATAGTAGGTTGTCCTGAGTTGCAGAGAAGATGCGAACGTGACACTGGTGAAGATTGGCCAAAGATTGCTCGTATTCCAAACATTTATATTTCAAACTGGTGA